Proteins encoded by one window of Synechococcus sp. MVIR-18-1:
- a CDS encoding 1-acyl-sn-glycerol-3-phosphate acyltransferase: MNPFWSSLAMLFTQDLALPWYFRERHVIGAHHLPKEGPVLLAPTHRARWDALILPMATGRRITGRDCRFMVTRSEMEGLQGWFLYRLGCFPVDQGRPTLTSLRYAIDLLAAGQQVVVFPEGRINRTDEPIRLRQGLVRLAQLSKSNGIPVSVVPVGIAYSEASPPASSSAAICFEAPLLADGTGREAAAHMSQQLADRMHTAEQAAREAVGRPLRSH; this comes from the coding sequence ATGAACCCATTCTGGTCATCGCTTGCGATGTTGTTTACGCAAGACCTTGCATTGCCTTGGTATTTCCGAGAGCGTCATGTCATTGGAGCTCATCATCTGCCCAAGGAAGGGCCTGTGCTTCTGGCCCCGACCCATCGAGCCCGGTGGGATGCCCTGATTTTGCCGATGGCAACGGGGCGACGCATTACTGGCCGTGATTGCCGCTTCATGGTGACGCGGAGCGAAATGGAAGGACTTCAGGGCTGGTTTCTCTATCGACTCGGCTGCTTTCCCGTAGACCAAGGACGTCCGACCCTGACGTCGCTTCGTTATGCCATCGATCTTTTAGCGGCTGGTCAGCAGGTTGTGGTCTTTCCCGAGGGGCGAATCAACCGCACCGATGAACCAATCCGCTTAAGGCAGGGACTGGTTCGTCTTGCCCAGCTGTCCAAGTCCAATGGAATTCCTGTCAGCGTTGTTCCCGTAGGGATCGCCTACAGCGAGGCCAGTCCCCCAGCTTCTAGTAGTGCTGCAATCTGCTTCGAAGCCCCCCTCTTAGCCGATGGAACAGGGAGGGAAGCTGCAGCTCATATGAGTCAGCAATTAGCAGATCGAATGCATACGGCTGAACAAGCGGCCCGAGAAGCGGTAGGCCGACCGCTAAGAAGCCACTAA
- a CDS encoding pyridoxine 5'-phosphate synthase — protein MASLGVNIDHIANVRQARRTVEPDPVPMALMAELGGADGITIHLREDRRHIQDRDLTLLRQTVRTRLNLEMAATKEMVEIALREQPDMVTLVPERREEVTTEGGLDVRSQCTSLSSVIDTLQSNDIPVSLFVDPDRNQLEACQQSGARWVELHTGRFAQASWREQPMTLARLIEATEQARSMGLRVNAGHGLTYQNVEPIAAIPGMEELNIGHTIVARALSVGLQEAVREMKSLVQNPRRDPLFGSSSS, from the coding sequence GTGGCCAGTCTCGGGGTCAACATTGATCACATTGCCAATGTTCGGCAAGCCAGGCGCACGGTCGAACCTGATCCTGTGCCAATGGCTTTGATGGCGGAGTTGGGTGGAGCCGATGGGATCACGATTCACCTCAGGGAAGATCGCCGTCATATCCAAGATCGCGACTTAACCCTCTTACGCCAAACGGTTCGGACTCGTTTGAATTTGGAAATGGCTGCAACCAAGGAGATGGTGGAGATTGCGCTGCGAGAGCAACCAGACATGGTCACCCTGGTGCCAGAACGGAGAGAGGAAGTCACAACGGAGGGTGGCTTAGACGTCCGTAGTCAGTGCACGAGCTTGTCTTCTGTGATCGATACCCTCCAGAGCAACGACATTCCTGTGAGCTTGTTCGTGGATCCAGATCGAAACCAGCTGGAGGCGTGTCAGCAAAGCGGCGCTCGTTGGGTTGAACTCCATACCGGACGTTTTGCGCAGGCCAGCTGGAGGGAGCAACCCATGACCTTGGCACGTCTCATCGAGGCCACGGAACAAGCGCGTTCGATGGGATTGCGGGTCAACGCAGGCCACGGCTTGACCTATCAAAATGTGGAGCCCATTGCTGCAATTCCAGGAATGGAAGAGCTCAATATTGGGCACACCATCGTGGCCCGGGCTCTGTCTGTGGGTTTGCAAGAAGCGGTGAGAGAGATGAAGAGCTTGGTTCAGAATCCCAGACGTGACCCCTTGTTCGGAAGCAGTAGCTCATGA
- a CDS encoding MgPME-cyclase complex family protein: MTTHHFVAASTRFLTEEEPLEEVLKERRRHYGEQGKEIDFWLVRNPSFLDAPELSEIKAKVPQPSAAVVSTDSTFITFMKLRLEYVVEGQFDAPTDSIPNPLAETH, encoded by the coding sequence ATGACCACACATCATTTTGTTGCAGCCAGTACTCGCTTCTTGACAGAAGAAGAACCCCTTGAAGAAGTGCTTAAAGAAAGACGCAGGCATTACGGCGAACAAGGCAAGGAGATTGACTTTTGGCTTGTGCGCAATCCAAGTTTTCTGGATGCACCTGAATTGTCTGAGATCAAAGCGAAGGTGCCACAACCTTCAGCCGCAGTCGTTTCTACAGACTCCACCTTCATTACATTCATGAAGTTGCGTTTGGAATATGTTGTGGAGGGGCAATTCGATGCTCCAACTGATTCCATTCCAAACCCTCTTGCGGAAACACATTAA